The Phacochoerus africanus isolate WHEZ1 chromosome 15, ROS_Pafr_v1, whole genome shotgun sequence genome has a segment encoding these proteins:
- the LOC125116240 gene encoding glutathione S-transferase omega-2 isoform X2 produces MGHEVVNINLRNKPEWYFTKHPFGQIPVLENSKCQLIYESVIACEYLDDAYPGRKLYPYDPYERARQKMLLELFYKVPHLTKECLVALRCGRECADLKLALRQEFCNLEEILGYQNTIFFGGDCISMIDYLFWPWFERLDVYGIADCVNHTPALRLWIAAMKQDPTVCALLIDKNIFLGFLNLYFQNNPDAFDYGLNC; encoded by the exons ATGGG ACATGAAGTTGTCAACATTAACCTGAGAAACAAGCCTGAATGGTACTTTACAAAGCACCCTTTTGGCCAAATTCCTGTCCTGGAGAACAGCAAATGTCAACTGATCTACGAATCTGTCATTGCTTGCGAGTACCTGGATGATGCTTATCCTGGAAGGAAGCTATATCCATATGACCCTTATGAGCGAGCTCGCCAAAAGATGCTATTGGAGCTATTCTATAAG GTCCCACATTTGACAAAGGAGTGTCTGGTAGCCTTGAGATGTGGGAGAGAATGCGCTGATCTGAAGCTAGCCCTGCGTCAGGAGTTCTGCAACCTGGAAGAG ATTCTTGGCTATCAGAACACCATCTTCTTTGGTGGAGACTGTATATCCATGATTGATTACCTCTTTTGGCCCTGGTTTGAGCGGCTGGATGTATATGGAATAGCTGA CTGTGTGAACCACACCCCCGCGCTCCGTCTCTGGATCGCAGCCATGAAGCAGGACCCCACAGTCTGTGCTCTTCTCATAGATAAGAACATCTTCCTGGGCTTCCTGAATCTCTATTTTCAGAACAACCCTGATGCCTTTGACTATGGACTAAATTGCTGA
- the LOC125116240 gene encoding glutathione S-transferase omega-2 isoform X1 produces MRFCPYAHRTRLVLRAKGIRHEVVNINLRNKPEWYFTKHPFGQIPVLENSKCQLIYESVIACEYLDDAYPGRKLYPYDPYERARQKMLLELFYKVPHLTKECLVALRCGRECADLKLALRQEFCNLEEILGYQNTIFFGGDCISMIDYLFWPWFERLDVYGIADCVNHTPALRLWIAAMKQDPTVCALLIDKNIFLGFLNLYFQNNPDAFDYGLNC; encoded by the exons ATGAGGTTCTGCCCCTATGCGCACAGGACCCGTCTGGTCCTCAGGGCCAAAGGCATCAG ACATGAAGTTGTCAACATTAACCTGAGAAACAAGCCTGAATGGTACTTTACAAAGCACCCTTTTGGCCAAATTCCTGTCCTGGAGAACAGCAAATGTCAACTGATCTACGAATCTGTCATTGCTTGCGAGTACCTGGATGATGCTTATCCTGGAAGGAAGCTATATCCATATGACCCTTATGAGCGAGCTCGCCAAAAGATGCTATTGGAGCTATTCTATAAG GTCCCACATTTGACAAAGGAGTGTCTGGTAGCCTTGAGATGTGGGAGAGAATGCGCTGATCTGAAGCTAGCCCTGCGTCAGGAGTTCTGCAACCTGGAAGAG ATTCTTGGCTATCAGAACACCATCTTCTTTGGTGGAGACTGTATATCCATGATTGATTACCTCTTTTGGCCCTGGTTTGAGCGGCTGGATGTATATGGAATAGCTGA CTGTGTGAACCACACCCCCGCGCTCCGTCTCTGGATCGCAGCCATGAAGCAGGACCCCACAGTCTGTGCTCTTCTCATAGATAAGAACATCTTCCTGGGCTTCCTGAATCTCTATTTTCAGAACAACCCTGATGCCTTTGACTATGGACTAAATTGCTGA